The genomic window GCTGGCACTCGAACGCGCAGAGTGCCAGGCAGACACCGGAGAACAACAGCTGGAGGTGTGCGCGGTGCTCAGCGAACGCAGACTCGAAGTGCTGCGCGCCATCGTCCAGGACTATGTCGGCACCGAGGAGCCGGTCGGTTCCAAGGCGCTCACGGAACGGCACAGCCTGGGGGTCTCCCCGGCCACCGTCCGTAACGACATGGCGGTGCTGGAGGACGAGGGCTTCATCGCCCAGCCGCACACCAGTGCGGGGCGTATTCCGACGGACAAGGGCTACCGCCTCTTCGTCGACCGACTCGCGGGCGTCAAGCCCCTGTCGTCGCCGGAGCGCAGGGCCATCCAGAACTTCCTCGACGGCGCCGTCGACCTCGACGACGTCGTGGGCCGCACGGTGCGGCTGCTCGCACAGCTGACCAGACAGGTCGCCGTCGTGCAGTACCCCTCACTGACCCGTTCGACGGTGCGGCACGTGGAACTGCTGTCCCTGGCCCCCGCCAGGCTGATGCTCGTGCTGATCACGGACACGGGCCGGGTCGAACAGCGTATGATCGACTGCCCTGCTCCGTTCGGTGACACGTCACTGGCCGATCTGCGGGCCCGGCTCAACAGCCGGGTCGTGGGGCGGCGGTTCGCGGACGTCCCGCAGCTGGTGCAGGATCTGCCGGAGTCGTTCGAGAGCGAGGACCGGGGAACCGTGTCGACGGTGCTCTCCGTCCTCCTCGAGACTCTGGTCGAGGAAACGGAGGAGCGGCTGATCATCGGCGGCACCTCCAACCTCACCCGCTTCGGACACGACTTCCCTGTGATGATCCGGCCGGTGCTGGAGGCATTGGAGGAGCAGGTCGTGCTGCTGAAGCTGCTCGGTGAGGCAACGGATTCGGGCATGACCGTACGGATCGGGCACGAGAACGCCCACGAGGGCCTCAACGCCACGTCCGTCGTCGCGGTCGGCTACGGTTCGGGCGACGAGGCAGTCGCCAAACTCGGCGTGGTCGGACCGACCCGCATGGACTACCCCGGAACGATGGGAGCGGTACGCGCAGTGGCACGTTACGTCGGACAGATCCTGGCGGAGTCGTAAGTGGCCACGGACTACTACGCCGTACTCGGCGTGCGCCGCGACGCATCTCAGGACGAGATCAAGAAGGCATTCCGTCGGCTCGCCCGCGAGCTGCACCCGGATGTCAACCCGGATCCGAAGACCCAGGAGCGGTTCAAGGAGATCAACGCCGCTTACGAGGTGCTGTCGGACCCGCAGAAGAAGCAGGTCTACGACCTCGGCGGCGATCCGCTGTCCTCCTCGGGCGGCGGTGGCGGCGCGGGAGGCTTCGGGGCCGGCGGCTTCGGCAACTTCAGCGACATCATGGACGCGTTCTTCGGCACGGCGTCGCAGCGCGGACCCCGTTCGCGCACCCGCCGCGGCCAGGACGCGATGATCCGGCTGGAGATCGACCTCTCCGAGGCGGCCTTCGGCACGACCAAGGACCTCCAGGTCGACACCGCGGTCGTCTGCACGACCTGCAGTGGCGAAGGAGCCGCACCCGGCACCTCCGCGCAGACCTGTGACATGTGCCGCGGCCGCGGTGAGGTCTCCCAGGTCACCAGGTCCTTCCTCGGCCAGGTCATGACCTCGCGTCCCTGCCCGCAGTGTCAGGGCTTCGGCACGGTCGTACCGACCCCTTGCCCCGAGTGCGCGGGGGACGGCCGTATCCGATCCCGCCGCACGCTCACGGTGAAGATCCCGGCGGGTGTCGACAACGGCACCCGGATCCAGCTCGCGGGCGAGGGGGAGGTCGGCCCCGGCGGCGGCCCGGCCGGCGACCTGTACGTCGAGATCCACGAGCTGGCGCACCCGGTGTTCCAGCGGCGCGGTGACGACCTGCACTGCACGGTCACCATCCCGATGACGGCGGCGGCGCTCGGCACTCAGGTGCCGCTGGAGACGCTGGACGGCCTGGAGGAGATCGACATCAGGCCGGGCACCCAGTCCGGCCAGTCGGTCCCGCTGCACGGGCGCGGCATCACGCACCTGCGCGGCAACGGCCGCGGCGACCTCATCGTGCACGTCGAGGTCATGACCCCGACGAAGATGGACCCCGAGCAGGAGCGCCTCCTGCGGGAGCTGTCCAAGCTGCGCGGCGAGGAGAGGCCCACCGGCCAGTTCCAGCCAGGACAGCAGGGGCTCTTCTCCCGTCTGAAGGATGCCTTCAACGGCCGCTGACCCCTTTCACCGCACCGCCCGCCGGTTCCTCACCGGCGGGCGGTGCGGTGTTTCCACGACAGCCCGCGCGCACCGCGGAACGACTGATTCGGCACGGTTCACCGGACGTGGCACGATGCGGTCATGTCCTTGGCCCTGACCGATCTCTGCCGGTACCCGATCGTGCAGGCCCCCATGGCGGGCGGCGCGTCCCGCCCCGGACTGGTGGCCGCCGTGGCGGAGGCCGGGGGGCTCGGTTTCCTCGCCGCCGGCTACAAGACCGCGGACGGGATGTACGAGGAGATCCGGGAGATGCGGAGGGCGAGCGCCCGGCCCTTCGGCGTGAACCTCTTCATACCGCAGCCCTCGGTCGCCGACCCGAGCACCGTCGAGGTCTACCGTCATCAGCTCGCGGGCGAGGCCGCCTGGTACGAGACCCCGCTCGGTGACCCGGACGCCTGCGGCGACGACGGCTACGAGGCCAAGGTGGCGATCCTCCTCGAGGACCCGGTGCCCGTCGTCTCCTTCACCTTCGGCTGCCCGGCGCGCGAGGTCCTCGAAGCCTTCGCCGCCGTCGGCACGCTCACCGTCGTCACCGTCACCTCGGCCCAGGAGGCACGGAACGCCCGGTGGGCGGGGGCAGATGCCCTCTGCGTCCAGGGCGTCGAGGCGGGCGGCCACCAGTCCACGCACCACGACGACCCGCAGGGCGGTCTCGCCGGCACCGGCCTGCTCTCCCTGATCGCCCAGGTCCGAGAATCCGTGGCGTTGCCCCTCGTCGCGACCGGCGGACTGATGCGCGGCTCCCAGATCACGGCGGTCCTCGCGGCGGGCGCGGACGCGGCACAGCTCGGCACGGCGTTCCTGCCCTGCCCGGAGTCCGGCGCGCACCCGCTGCACAAACAGGCCCTGACCGACCCGCTGTTCGTGACCACGGCCCTGACCCGCGCGTTCTCCGGACGGCCCGCGCGCGGACTGGTCAACCGCTTCGTGCGGGAGCACGGGCGTTACGCCCCCGCCGCCTACCCGCAGGTCCACCAGGTGACCAGCCCGCTGCGCGGTGCGGCCGCCAGGACGGGCGACGCCCAGGGCATGGCCCTGTGGGCGGGGCAGGGGCACCGGATGGCCCGAGAGATGCCCGCGGGAGAGCTCGTCGGGCTGCTCGCCGCAGAAATGGAAGCCGCGCGTGCGGCAGTGAACGTGAGGAGTGCCCCGTGACGGCACCGGTCTTCGTCGTCGAACACCTCCCCAGTGGGTCGGAGTTCGTCCTGGACGGCCCCGAGGGACGGCACGCCGTCTCCGTGAAACGGCTGAATCCCGGGGAGGACGTCGTCCTCACCGACGGCCGCGGTCACTGGGCCGAGGGCGTCGTGCGCGCGGCCGAGGGCAAGGACCGGCTCGTCGTCTCCGGCCTCGCGCGCGTCCACGAGGAGCCGGAGCCCACGCCCCGCATCACCGTCGTCCAGGCGCTCCCCAAGGGCGACCGCGGGGAGCTCGCGGTGGAGACGATGACCGAGACCGGCGTCGACGTGATCGTGCCCTGGCAGGCGGCCCGGTGCATCACGCAGTGGAAGGGCGACCGGGGGCTCAAATCCCTGACGAAGTGGCGCGCCACGGCGCGGGAGGCCGGCAAGCAGTCCCGCCGGGTGCGCTTCCCGGAGGTCACCGACCTCATGACGACCAGGCAGGTCGCCGCTTTCCTCGCCGGGGCCGACTTCGCCGGGGTTCTGCACGAGGACCGGGACTCCGGCAGTGAGCCGCTCGCGACCGCCGTACTTCCCGGGGAGGGCGGCATCGTGCTGGTCGTCGGGCCGGAGGGCGGCGTGTCCCCCCAGGAGTTGGCGGCCTTCGCGGAGGCGGGCGCGCCCGCCTACCGCCTCGGGCCCAGCGTGCTGCGCACCTCCACGGCCGGTACGGCGGCCGCCGCCCTGTTGATGGGGCGCACCGGGCGCTGGGGCTGACGCCCGGCCGTCCCCGCGGAGCCACCCACGCCGCTCCGGTGCGGCCGGATAGCATGCCGGTGTACTGATCACGAGACCGAACGACCGAGGGGACCGGGCCATGGCGGGAGAGCCGCAGACCGACTGCCTGTTCTGCAAGATCGTGACAGGGGACATCCCGGCCACCGTCGTCCGCGAGAGCGATACGACCATCGCCTTCCGCGACATAAACCCCCAGGCACCCACGCACGTCCTGGTCATCCCCAAAGCGCACTACCCGGACGCCGCCACGCTCGCGTCCGCCGAGCCGCAGATCGCGGCGGACGTGCTG from Streptomyces sp. NBC_01341 includes these protein-coding regions:
- the hrcA gene encoding heat-inducible transcriptional repressor HrcA; amino-acid sequence: MLSERRLEVLRAIVQDYVGTEEPVGSKALTERHSLGVSPATVRNDMAVLEDEGFIAQPHTSAGRIPTDKGYRLFVDRLAGVKPLSSPERRAIQNFLDGAVDLDDVVGRTVRLLAQLTRQVAVVQYPSLTRSTVRHVELLSLAPARLMLVLITDTGRVEQRMIDCPAPFGDTSLADLRARLNSRVVGRRFADVPQLVQDLPESFESEDRGTVSTVLSVLLETLVEETEERLIIGGTSNLTRFGHDFPVMIRPVLEALEEQVVLLKLLGEATDSGMTVRIGHENAHEGLNATSVVAVGYGSGDEAVAKLGVVGPTRMDYPGTMGAVRAVARYVGQILAES
- the dnaJ gene encoding molecular chaperone DnaJ, encoding MATDYYAVLGVRRDASQDEIKKAFRRLARELHPDVNPDPKTQERFKEINAAYEVLSDPQKKQVYDLGGDPLSSSGGGGGAGGFGAGGFGNFSDIMDAFFGTASQRGPRSRTRRGQDAMIRLEIDLSEAAFGTTKDLQVDTAVVCTTCSGEGAAPGTSAQTCDMCRGRGEVSQVTRSFLGQVMTSRPCPQCQGFGTVVPTPCPECAGDGRIRSRRTLTVKIPAGVDNGTRIQLAGEGEVGPGGGPAGDLYVEIHELAHPVFQRRGDDLHCTVTIPMTAAALGTQVPLETLDGLEEIDIRPGTQSGQSVPLHGRGITHLRGNGRGDLIVHVEVMTPTKMDPEQERLLRELSKLRGEERPTGQFQPGQQGLFSRLKDAFNGR
- a CDS encoding nitronate monooxygenase: MSLALTDLCRYPIVQAPMAGGASRPGLVAAVAEAGGLGFLAAGYKTADGMYEEIREMRRASARPFGVNLFIPQPSVADPSTVEVYRHQLAGEAAWYETPLGDPDACGDDGYEAKVAILLEDPVPVVSFTFGCPAREVLEAFAAVGTLTVVTVTSAQEARNARWAGADALCVQGVEAGGHQSTHHDDPQGGLAGTGLLSLIAQVRESVALPLVATGGLMRGSQITAVLAAGADAAQLGTAFLPCPESGAHPLHKQALTDPLFVTTALTRAFSGRPARGLVNRFVREHGRYAPAAYPQVHQVTSPLRGAAARTGDAQGMALWAGQGHRMAREMPAGELVGLLAAEMEAARAAVNVRSAP
- a CDS encoding 16S rRNA (uracil(1498)-N(3))-methyltransferase; translated protein: MTAPVFVVEHLPSGSEFVLDGPEGRHAVSVKRLNPGEDVVLTDGRGHWAEGVVRAAEGKDRLVVSGLARVHEEPEPTPRITVVQALPKGDRGELAVETMTETGVDVIVPWQAARCITQWKGDRGLKSLTKWRATAREAGKQSRRVRFPEVTDLMTTRQVAAFLAGADFAGVLHEDRDSGSEPLATAVLPGEGGIVLVVGPEGGVSPQELAAFAEAGAPAYRLGPSVLRTSTAGTAAAALLMGRTGRWG
- a CDS encoding histidine triad nucleotide-binding protein, which encodes MAGEPQTDCLFCKIVTGDIPATVVRESDTTIAFRDINPQAPTHVLVIPKAHYPDAATLASAEPQIAADVLREAGLVAADEKLTESGYRVVLNTGAGAGQTVFHAHAHVLGGRGMQWPPG